The Halostagnicola kamekurae sequence TGCGATTCTCGAGTACCTACAGGAGCTAGAGACCGATACGGGCCATCGGATCTCGTTTCCTCCAACCACAGTCTGGTACAATCCCGTCGAAGACCTCGGTGTCCTCGATCGGAGTCAAAATACGTTGTCTCGCCGTATGAACGTCCTCAGTGACGCATCCCTGCTCGAGAAGACCGACGAAAAACGAGGCTACTACCGGATCACGGACAAAGGGATCGCGTATTTAGAAGCGGAACTATATGTGGCTGACCTCGAGAAGGACCATTGACCTCGGTTTGATTGCTCTCGAACAATGTCTTCCCGTAATTTAACGAATTCTACCACCTCGTTCCTTCAAACTCTAATTTGAATAGTGACTACGTCACGTTGGCAAGGTTTCAAGAGGCGATTTTGAAGTTGATCGGTCACCGACTTCCAGAATCGAATATCCTTCTTGTCGTCAGTTGTGCGCCAGTGGGATATCGAATGGTACGTTCCGATTGACAGTAGTCCGAAACTGCGACGAAATCACCAGTAGCGTCGCAAAGTACACGCTAGCACCGACCCCGACTAGCAATACGACCGTCGCAGCATTGTGTCCGAGTACGGTGTGTGTGTTTTCGAACTGAAGTCCTGCGTAGACGATTACGCCCATGATGATGGCTGCAAACCATTGGTTGGCGATTTCAGCGTACGGAATCGTATACTCAACGAGCGATTTGAGGTAGCAGTGGGCTACGACGAGGCTAACTGCTACCGACAACACCGTTGCAACGGCCGCGCCGATCCATCCGTACAAATAGATCAGGGCGACGTTGAGCGAGAGGTTGACGACGACAAACAAGGCGTTGGCGCGGAACGAAAGGTCTGGGCGGTCGATAGCATTGAGTGTATTGAGGAGTTGCTTCTGGTAGGCACGAACTAGCGCAGAGATTATCAATATCCCAAGGACGGCCGTTCCCTGAGTAAACTCATCACCGTATATTCTGAGGATTCGCTCGCCGAGAATTAGCCCACCAATCAGTCCAGGGATCAACAGAAGACCGGCGTACGAGAGCGCGTCCTCGAGAAGGTTAGCAATAGATTGTGAGTCTTCGTTCACTGATTGTTTGCTCATCTCGGGGAAGAGCGTGGTACTGATAGAGCCACTAAAAAGGATAAGGAACATTGCGATATTCCATGCGATCGAGTAGATGCCAATCAACGCCGATGGAACGAAAAAGCCCAACACGACGACATCGGTGTAGTTGAACATCCGAGACTCGAGATTCCCAAGCCAGGCGAACTTAGCGTAGTTGAACAGACTCCGATAGTGGTACTTTTGAGGAAGTTGGATTTTTTTAAAGCGACTGAACGCGTACATACCCCCGAGTGCGGTGACGAGTACTAAACCCGCGATGTGTCCTATGAACAGTCCGGCGACCCCAAGTCCGGCTGCTACGGCACCGATCTGTAACAAACTCTGGCCACCAATTTTTATCGGCGACAAAACTCCTTCCAAATGCACGAGGTGGAGTCCTGTTAGCAACGAGGTGACTATCGACCACGAGAGGGTAACGAAGAGGATGAGAACTACGTATCCCGTGGCGGGGTGGCCTAGATAGTCGTTAACGTATGGACGAAACAAAAGGAGGCTAGTCAAGAGAATTATGAATAACACCGCAATGAGCGTGATTCCTGCAGTAGCGTACTGTTCTCGTTCTTCTCCCTCGCTCACTCGCTTCGTGATCGCTCCTGATATTCCGATCTTCCCAGCGATTGCTAGCCACGATACCACCCCGATGACGAGATTGTAGATCCCCAGCGGCTCGGCACCCAATAATCGGGCGAA is a genomic window containing:
- a CDS encoding oligosaccharide flippase family protein: MKIGQTSVVYFVSRIFASLFGFIATIYFARLLGAEPLGIYNLVIGVVSWLAIAGKIGISGAITKRVSEGEEREQYATAGITLIAVLFIILLTSLLLFRPYVNDYLGHPATGYVVLILFVTLSWSIVTSLLTGLHLVHLEGVLSPIKIGGQSLLQIGAVAAGLGVAGLFIGHIAGLVLVTALGGMYAFSRFKKIQLPQKYHYRSLFNYAKFAWLGNLESRMFNYTDVVVLGFFVPSALIGIYSIAWNIAMFLILFSGSISTTLFPEMSKQSVNEDSQSIANLLEDALSYAGLLLIPGLIGGLILGERILRIYGDEFTQGTAVLGILIISALVRAYQKQLLNTLNAIDRPDLSFRANALFVVVNLSLNVALIYLYGWIGAAVATVLSVAVSLVVAHCYLKSLVEYTIPYAEIANQWFAAIIMGVIVYAGLQFENTHTVLGHNAATVVLLVGVGASVYFATLLVISSQFRTTVNRNVPFDIPLAHN
- a CDS encoding transcriptional regulator, translated to MRPRVSWMKEVDDAILEYLQELETDTGHRISFPPTTVWYNPVEDLGVLDRSQNTLSRRMNVLSDASLLEKTDEKRGYYRITDKGIAYLEAELYVADLEKDH